In Lonchura striata isolate bLonStr1 chromosome 2, bLonStr1.mat, whole genome shotgun sequence, a single genomic region encodes these proteins:
- the STX19 gene encoding syntaxin-19, which translates to MRDRLQELRLRAKELQMGRENNGATVQEEEQEEFEQQAIIYEKEPITERHLHEIQKLQNEINNLVEEVNKFSQQQKSLVSSMRRFSVLKKESNIAREIKIQAEQVRKGLDELAKAVRKAENEHGPARATVRILAAQHAFLSHRYLQAMLAYNQAITAKQDKCRTFILRQLEVAGKEVSEEEVNDMLQQGKWEIFNENLLTEVKITKAQLSEIEQRHKELVNLENQIKDVKELFIQISLLVEEQGQMINNIEIYMNNAQEYTQVSKEKFGLAVRYKKRNPCKAICCWCCPCCR; encoded by the coding sequence ATGAGAGATCGTCTGCAAGAGCTCAGACTGAGGGCTAAGGAGCTACAGATGGGCAGGGAAAACAATGGTGCAACTGTACaagaagaggagcaggaggagttTGAACAGCAGGCTATTATTTATGAAAAAGAGCCCATAACTGAAAGGCACCTGCATGAAATCCAGAAACTTCAGAACGAAATTAATAATCTGGTGGAAGAAGTCAATAAATTCagccaacaacaaaaaagcctcGTGTCTTCAATGAGAAGATTCAGCGTTCTCAAAAAGGAATCTAACATAGCCAGGGAAATCAAAATCCAAGCAGAACAGGTACGCAAAGGTTTGGATGAGCTGGCAAAAGCAGTGAGGAAAGCTGAGAATGAGCACGGGCCAGCGCGAGCCACGGTGAGGATCCTGGCTGCCCAGCACGCCTTCCTGTCCCACCGCTACCTGCAGGCCATGCTCGCCTACAACCAGGCCATCACCGCCAAGCAGGACAAGTGCAGGACCTTCATCCTCCGCCAGCTTGAGGTAGCTGGCAAAGAGGTGTCTGAGGAGGAGGTCAATGACATGCTCCAGCAAGGAAAATGGGAGATTTTCAATGAAAATCTACTCACTGAAGTCAAGATTACTAAAGCTCAGCTGTCAGAGATTGAGCAGAGACACAAAGAACTGGTCAATCTGGAGAACCAGATCAAAGACGTGAAAGAACTGTTTATCCAGATCTCGCTTCTGGTGGAGGAGCAAGGGCAGATGATCAACAACATAGAAATCTACATGAACAACGCTCAAGAATATACTCAAGTATCAAAAGAAAAGTTTGGGCTTGCAGTCAggtataaaaaaagaaatccttgcaAAGCAATttgctgctggtgctgtccgTGCTGCAGATGA